The Candidatus Nanosynbacter featherlites DNA window GCTAATCAAGGTCAGCTTGACTCTTCTACGAAGGAATATTACCGCTGGAGGCAAGAGTTAATAGATCGAAATACTGCAGCTGCTCCTGAAACTTCTACTGATGATAGTTCCGCTGAACCTAGTCCAGAAGCTACTTCGACCGACACTGAGCTTGGTAAATACTACAAAGAAGTCGTGGACCAAAATGAGGCTTGGCAAACGAACGGCACGGATACGGCTTCTGCACGGGAATTATTCAACTATTATGATAATGTAGATAAATATTTGCAAAAAGCTGGAGAGAAGACTGCCTCAGTAGACGAAAATCCTGAAGGCTTGAGCCTGTACGAGCAAGCACAACGTGATAAGTACTTGGGTGATCAGTATGACGAGGGTGAAGCTTCTCTGACGAAGCCCTCAGTGAAGGACGAGAACCCTGAAGGCTTGAGCCTGTACGAGCAAGCACAACGTGATAAGTACTTGGGTGATCAGTACGACGAGGGCGAAACTGCTCAGTTAGCCGAAAAGAGCAAGGCGCAGCAGGAACTAGAAGCGGCAAGGCTGGCGTTTGCTAAGGCGCGTGTTGATGTAGAATCTCACTTCTTTAAAGAGTGGTTTGGCGGAAAGAAGCGTAAGGAAGCTCTTCAGGAAGCAGCAGACAAGCTAAAGGCTTGTGAGTTGGCTGTCGCCAAGGAAGAATTGGCAGAGCAGATTGACCAGTTGAACCAGCTTTCAGGTGAAGAATTGGCAAAACAGCAGGAACTGTTGGCGCAGATGATGGCGGCTCGTGCCTTCCAAGGCATGCAAGAAACTGCTCAGAAGACGACAGAAGTATATGATGAAATGCTTGATCAGCGCTTTATGCTTAATGAGGGCGAAGAGTCTAAGTTCAAGAAAGTTGCTGGCAAAGTGAATAAGTTTGCAGCGTGGTTCAAAAAGGGTATCACGAAGGCTGGTGATAAGGCCACGAGTGGTAGTAGCTCATCTCAACTGTTGAAGCTTGGTGCTGGTGGTGCAGCGGCCGGTGCAGTAACCGCTGCCGTTGCAACCTGGCCAATCACTACGGCGGTTGGTTTGGGCGCAGGCCTAGTAACAGCTGGAGTGGTCAAACAATCGGTACTAGAGTCACATCGCGGTGAAGAGCGCGTAACTGATAACTCACGGGATGCCTGGCAGGACGTGTTTAAGCAGGGTGCTAAAGATACCGAAGATACTGATGAAATGATGGAATCTATGGTCGACACCTATGTCGATAGTAGTCAGAAATCAAGTGAAGAGCGTCAGGAGCGACTTCGTCGGAAAGTTCGCTCGGCAATGAGTAAGGTAGCTATTGGTTACGCCGCAGGTAGCATTACTACAGGAATACTGAAGTCAACAGTATTTGGTGCTGAGAGCCATGCTTCTGGTGCGCAGCATGATAATATAAATCATACTTCAGGCAGTGAGAGTACTACTGGTACAGAACATACACCTGACGCCCCTAGTGCAGAATCTACCGACGCTGGTTCTGCCACACAGCCAGAGGCTCCTTCTCCAGTTGGTAGCTACGAATATCCATGGGACTGGGCAGTCGAGCAGTTTGGTCCTGAGAATGCAACAAGTAAGTTACATGAGTTGGCAGAAATGGCTCAAGCAAACGGTCATTCAATTGAGTGGACTGCCAACTTGAATGGTACGGAGTCACTCGCAGTGGACGGAATTTCTCAAACTGATGAGGTTTTGGCAGTACTGAAACAATTTATGTAGAATAGTTACATAAACAGTAAGATACAATAACACAAAAAGGAGATATAAATGTTTGAAATTACTGATGAATTCTTGGCACAGGCTGGTTTTGGGATGTTGCCACCAGAAGCAAAAGAACAGATGCGGCAGAATGTGACCAATAGCGTGCAAGCAAAGATTACTGATCAGCTGTTAGCGGCTGTCGGTGAGCAAAAATTGGAAGAATTTGAGGCATTGCTGGACAGTGAAGATGTACCAATGCTGCTCAACTGGTGCCAGGGTAATGGCATTAACTTAACGGAAATCGTGCAGAACTCAATGAATCAGACGATGGTTGAGCTGCAGACGCTGCACAATGATGCGCTTAATATGGTGCGTGAATAATAGTAATGAGTAGGTTATAATGGCAATCTTTCGGGATTGCTGTTATAATTTAATGGAGAGTATAGACGAAAGAAAAGGAGGACTATGTTCCAACTGAATGACGAATTTCTCAAAGAGCTCGGGCTGGATCAATTGCCGGAGGAGCAGCGCAAGCCGTTTTTGCAGCACATCTACAGTGAGCTGGAGCTTCGCGTTGGTGAGCGGTTGAGCCAGGGTATGAGCGATGCGCAACTGGAAGAATTTTCTGGCATCATTGATAAGCGTCCGGGAGCGGTAGATGATTTTTTGGCGCGTCATGTCCCTAATTTGATGCAAGATCCAATGTTCCAGCGTTTGGTGCAGGTTTCTGGAGTGCCGATGGATGATCCGCGCTTACGAGACGAATTTGCGGCAACAAAGTGGCTGGAAGTGAACCGACCAGATTATCGAGATGTCGTTGCTGCTGTTTTGGAGGAGCTGAAGCGAGAGATTGTAGCGAATCGTGACGTGATTTTGGCGGCTGATTCTGCTGCTTCGCAAGCAGCAGCTTAGCTATGCGGGTTATTGATGTTTATGACCGCGGAGAAACGCTTCTGCGGTCATTTTTTTGCCGCTTGGTGCAATGAGTTCGTCAATAATGAGGAATTGTCCATCATGGTAGCACTGATCTAGGGCGGTTTTTGGAGCGATATCAGGGTGAGCTTTGGTGATGATGAGGCGGAGACCGTCAAACGTCATAGTAGAGCGGGGGAAACCGAGATAGGCTCTGACTCGCGCGGCTGCTTGTTTGGCGCTGAGCGATTGTGGGTCGAGGGGCGAGTCTTGCTTTGACAGTAACTTACAGTAGGTAGCGATGGATTCCTGCTGCGGTTTGAGGTGTATGTCACCGGATACGATGCGAGGTAATAACTCTACCAGGCGTTGTGAACCCAGATTGAATAATTTGCAGTATAGTTCATCACGAGATTCATCACCAGAGAGTAAAATAGATTCTTGGTGGTAAATTGGTCCTGCGTCCATCTGGGCATCTAATTTTATCAAGGATATCCCGGTGTGGGAGTCTAGGTTGGTCATGGCAGCTTCAATGGGCGATGGACCACGGTATTGTGGCAGGAGTGATGGGTGAAGATTGATGATGCCGGGGTTGAATAAATCGATGATTGACTGGGGTATTATTTTGCCATAGCTGACCAAAACGCCTACGGGCGATTTGAGTGTTTGAATGGCTGGTGAGATGTCTTTCAGATTGTTTGGCTGCCAGACGGGAATATTGTGCTGGTGAGCGTATGTTTTGACAGCAGGCTCTGACAGTTTACCGCCCCGACCTTTGGGTGCGTCAGGTTTGGTGATGACAGCAGCAAGGTGAAATTTTGCCTCATGAAGCGCCTTGAGGGTGATGAGACTGTGCTCTTCGGTGCCAAAAAATACTATCTCAGGCATGATTATCCCCAGAGGTCGGTATTATCTTTGATGCTTGTGTCGTAATTGAGGGGCTGTAATTCACCAGAATCATCAAGGGTGTAAAATGCATCGTGTGTATCACGGATGTGGTCAATGAAGACGATGCCGTTAGTGTGGTCAATTTCATGTTGCAATACACGCGCTAAGAAACCCTCAGCTTTAAAGCGGATCTCGTTACCTTCCAGGTCTAAGGCTTTAACGCGAACCTTGGTGTAGCGTGGTACTTTGCCGTAGATGTGTTTTACGCTCAAGCAGCCTTCAAAATCAGCTACCAAGTCGCCTTCGTATTTGACAATTTCTGGGTTGATCAAGGTCATGAAGTCGCGAGTTTTTTTGTTATCAAAGTCAGCTCGGACAATGACGACTCGCTCCAAGCGATCTACTTGCACTGCTGCGAGAGCGGCACTGATTTCATGTGGTCGTGAATCCTCCCAATCTAACGCAGCACTGGTCATGTCGTCAGACAGTTTTTGTATATCATCAGTAATGACATGGATGCGATGAGATTTTTGACGCAGATGGGGGTTTGGTAGGGCAATAATGTCGTCTCTAGTCATACATCAAGTATATCAGAGGAGGGAAATCGGGTCGAGTTCGAATTGCCAATGTTGTGGTGGCATGTGAGCTAATATGGCGACTAAGTCATCACGTTGGGGACTTTTGAGCAGCAGTTGCCAACGGTAAGTGTCACGCACTCGTTCATAAAACGCAGGTGTTGGTCCTAAAATTTGTACTGTTTTCGGTGCAACTGATTTGAGGGTAGATGCAAGTTTTTGAGCATTGCGAATGGCAGCGGCTTCGGTTTTGTATACACAGGTGAGTTTCAAAAGATGGGTAAATGGCGGAAATATGGTTGCTTGTCGTTGAGCTATTGTGCGTTGATAAAAATCAGCGTAATTTTGCGTGAGGCCGTCTTGGATGGCTGGGTGTTGTGGTTGGTAGGTTTGGACAACGACGGTCGTTGCGTGATGCGACCTACCAACACGTCCGACTACCTGAGCAAGTAGTTGGAATGTACGTTCGGCGGCTGCAAAATCAGGAAGTGTTAGTCCTGTGTCTGCTTGCACTACGCCAACAGTTCGTAGATGTGGTAAGTCTAATCCCTTGGCGATCATTTGCGTACCGATGATGAGGTCGATAGTGCCCTCTTTAACGTCTTGGTATAACTTTTCTACGGTTTGATCGCTAGGAGTGTCTGCGTCAAAGCGGGCTATGGTTTGCTGAGGAAATAATTTGCTCAATTCTGTCTCGATGCGCTTGGTGCCAATGCCTTTATGGATGATGTCGGCATGTTGGCATTCGGGGCAGACCGTTGGGACGGTCGCGTTATATCCGCATATGTGGCAAACAAGTTGATGTTTGTCTTGGTGTAGTGTCAGCGGCACAAAGCAGTTAGGGCAGCCAGCTTGCCAGCCGCAATTTTGACACAGGGTGATTGTGGTGGTGCCACGACGATTGTGAAAAATGAGTGCTTGCTGACCATCGTTGAAGGTTTGTTGGAGTTGAGAAAGCAGGGCGTCTGATAGGAAGAAGTGCTGAGTAAAATTATTGCGCTTGGTCATGTCAACGACTTTGACAGTGGGCTTGACGGCATCTTGGCGAGCGGGTTTGGCCATGGTGATGATGGGTCGGTTGCGTTGCTCAGACAAATAATAGTCAGCGATGCCGGGAGTAGCGCTACCCAGAACTAACTTGGCGCTATGGCTCTGCGCCAGCACGGCAGCAGTGCGCAGTGCGGAATAGCGGGGGGATTGTTCTTGTTTGAAGCTAGGTTCGTGGCATTCATCAATGGCGATAAATCCGAGGTTATGTATGGGCATGAATAGGGCTGACCTTGGGCCGATGACCACGACGGGCTTGTTGGCGTTCAAAACGTGTAGCCATGCTGCATGGCGTTCAGCCTCAGTCTGGCGAGAATGAGTGACAATTACATTGTCGAGATGTTCTGTGAAGGCTGATACCAATTGGGTCGTCAGGGCTATTTCTGGAATTAGTATAATGGAAGACTTTCCCTCAGCTGCAGCGCGTCGGGAGGCTTCAATATAGACCAGGGTTTTGCCGGAGCCGGTGACGCCGTGTAGCAAAGCCGTTCCACTGGCCATGGAATCAATGATTTTCAGGGCTTGGAGCTGATCTTTGGTGAATACATTTTTTGTTCGATTTTGCACATTGACAGAGGTGAAATCTACGGATTTTCGTCGCTTTTTGGTGATGCCGCGTGGTAGAATGGTTTGCCAGACGGTGGCAGGATGTGTTGCGTAAAATTGGCTCATCCAAGTGTGCAATGACAGCAACTGGCTGGGTAGTGGCGGCTGATCGACGACCGAAATTATTTCCCGTGTGTCGTATGGTGGTTGCGATATTTTTTGCAAAACAACACCAACAACAACCTTCTTGCCGACGGGAATGGTCACAATAGTTCCTGGTGCTAGTTCTTCATGTGAGGCATAGGAAAAGCTGTCAGCGTCAGCGCGGACAATCGTAGTTGGAGACACCTCGTAGTATTGCATAGCTATTATTATAACGCTTCATCAATGCTACAATAAGCATATGTATTTTCAGAGTCGCATGCAGGCGGGCGTGGAGTTGGGGCAGCAGTTGTTCGAAAAATATCGTTATGAAAACTGTGCAGTGCTGGCATTGGGTGAAGGCGGTGTGTTGGTCGGTGAGCAGATCGCGGTCAGGCTTCACTGTGTTTTGATGATGCTATTGTCAGAGAGTATCGATGTTCCTGGAGAGGGGTTGAGCTTTGGCGCCGTTTCTCAAAGTGGGAAATTCACCTACAACAGTGACTTTTCGTCTGGCGAGATTCGAGAATATACCAATGAATTTCATGGCTATTTGGAGCAGCAAAAACAGCAGGCATACCAACGAATCAATCGGCTGCTGGGTGACGGCGGTATCGTTGACGCGGCATTGTTGAAAGATCGGACAGTTATTTTGGTGAGTGATGGTTTTGGTGATAATCTTTCAAGCCTGGATGTGGCTTTGGGATTTTTAAAATCAATTCGTATTGAAAAACTGGTGGTGGCGTTGCCTGTGTGTAGCATTGCTGCTGTTGATCGATTGCACATCACGGTGGACGATCTGCACATATTGGACGTCAAGGAAAACTTCATGGGAATTAACCATTATTATGAGGATAATGAACTACCTTCACGTGAGGAGACTGTTGCAAAAATCAACCAAGTAATTATGAATTGGCGCTAAAGGACTTGTCGGGTGTTGTAAAATTGTGCTACACTGGAGTTAAATAAAGAAGGGGATGCAGTAAAGAGCACAGGACTATGTTAGACGTTTTTATTACATCGCGGGTGAGGCGTAAGATTGTGGTTGTTTATGCTAAATATCCTGATTTTCACACTCATGTACGTGGGTTGGCGAAGTTGATCAAAGAAGATCCAGGAAATATTCAGCGCGAGTTAAAGAGATTGGAAAAAGTCGGTTTTCTCAAAAGCGAGAAACAGGGTAATTCGCGAACGTATTTCACAAATAAGCAGTTTCCAATTTTCAAGGAGTTGCAGGGAATGGTGATTAAGTCGCAGCAACATGCGGCACGGCCGAAGCGTAGCTCGGTTGATAGAGATTGATGACCTTGTTCGAGCGGATTTTGACGGCTCGTGGTCTGACGACGCGAGCAGCACGTCAGGCTTTTTTGCAGCCGGATTATGCAGCGGTGAAGCATGATCCGTTTTTGCTGCCGGACATGGAAAAGGCGGTGGTGCGGTTAAAACAGGCGTGGGAGCGGGGCGAAAAAATCGTCATTTATGGTGATTATGATATTGATGGGTTGAGCGCCACGGCGCTGCTGCTGGATGCGTTTGGCAAGTTTGGTTTTGAGGGTGTTGATGCTTTCATCCCGAACCGGTTTGTTGAAGGTTATGGTATGACCATGGGTGCGGTGGACAAGGTGCGCGATATGGGCGCGGATTTGATTGTGACGGTGGATACCGGTAGTTTGTGTCATGCAGAGATTGCCTATGCCACCAGCCTGGGGATTGATACGGTGGTGACGGATCATCATAACGTGGCCGAGATGCCACCACCGAGCGTGGCAGCGGTGAATCCAAAATTTTCAGGGCACAGCTATCCATTTCGTGATTTGTGTGGCGCAGGTGTGGCGTTCAAGCTGGTGCAGGCACTACAGACTGAGCTGGATGGCTTGCCTGATGGCTATGAAAAATGGCTGCTCGATTTGGTGGCACTGGGGACAGTGTGCGACATCGTGACGTTGGCTGATGAAAATCGGGCAAACGTCTATTGGGGTTTGGAGGTGTTGAAAAAACAACAACGCCCAGGGCTGAAAGCGTTGATGACGGTGGCGGGTATTGAGCCAGAGCAGGTCAATGCTAGGCATTTGGGATTCGGCTTGGGTCCGCGCATGAATGCAGCGGGTCGGTTGGAGACGGCGCAGTACGCGCTAGATATGCTGGTGGCGCGCGATGGGTTGGCGGCACTGGAGGCGAGTGAGAAATTGGAGGAGCTGAACGTTAAGCGACGCAGCATTCAGGATACGATTTTTGAGGAAGCGTGTATGCAAGCCGAGGAGCTGGCGAATGATCGTGTGCTGGTGGTGAGCAGTGATGGTTGGAATCATGGTGTTATCGGCATTGTGGCGTCAAAACTGGTAGAAAAATATAAAAAGCCGGTGTTTATCATTGGTGAGCGTGGTGAGGAGGCGACCGGTTCGGCGCGTAGCTTTGGTGATTTTTCAGCGGCCGATGCAGTGCGGGCGGCGGATGACATCATCATCAAAGGTGGCGGGCACGGAGCGGCGGCGGGCGTGACGCTGGCGACCGAGAAAATTAGTGATTTTCGCCGGCGCGTTAATGAGTTTTATGATTCGCTGCAGCTACAAAGTCAAGAGCGATATTTGTTGCCGCGAGCTGATGTAGAAATTGATGATTTTTCGGAAATTGACGAGGAGTTGGTGGAGAATTTGGCAAAAATGGAGCCGTTTGGCAATGGCAATCCAGAGCCAGTCCTGAAAATTGCCACGGCAAATGTGTTGAGTGTACGGCGAATGGGCGCGGATGGGCAACACGTTAAATTAGCGCTGCGTGATAAAAATGGTACAGTGTTGCAGATGCTGGCGTTCAACGCACCAGAGGAGTTCTTCCGCGATCCGGGCGACGAGGTAGCGGCGTGGTTTCAGCCAACCATCAACGAATGGCAGGGGGTGCGAACGGTTGAGGGGCGGTTGCTACACGTGGGCGAGGCGGAATAGTCATCATTAGGGCCGTCACAGTGACCACAAGGTTGATTTATATTAATTTATATGATATAATAGAAACCAGTTCAAGGAATAATCCATACTGGAGCACTACGCATATGAATGAAAAATGTAATACAACAATAGATCATGGCTTTGACGACGGCCTTCGTTTAAAACGAGTCAGTCATATAGTGCCTACAGCAGAGGGCACTGAGAACAAGTTGTTTAATGATGGTAAAATAATTCAGATATCGCCAGAAAGGATTGAAGAGCTGGAGGTCAATCCGTGGCTTGATATCAACAAGGACCAGAAAGAAAAAGTTATTGAGCAGGTGAGAGACCCACGCTATATTCGTGGCTTGGGTGGTATCGGAATTGAGGTTGCGATGTTCGGCAAGCTTAATGCAAAAAAGCTTCAGGCTGTGTATTATGGCTGGGGCGGTGCCTTTCGTCATCGGAACGCTCTGCGTGAAGCGCTCGATATGGTTTATGCAAATCCAGATATTGCCTATATGGTAATGAATGGTCCAGGAATCGGTAATTCTGGCATGCTGCCAAAGTCGGTCCAAAAAGAAATCAGGCAGACTGGTAGTTATGCGTCAGCAGGTGAATATTATGCAAAGGTATTGGAACATGTGGCTCGGGATTATGATGAGGTCAATGTAGCTGGGCACTCGCTGGGAGCAAGGGTAGCTACGGGAGTAGTCGCAAATATGACACCAGGGGCAGTATCAGAGCTGCGGTTGCATGATCCAACAGGTACGCGAGAGATGAATCTCGTTGATATTGCTGTCAGCTTTTTTGGAAAAGAAGGAGCAGAGAATGGTAAATATGTTAAGGAGTCAGCTTCTCCAACAGCTAAAGAAGCTGGCTTGATATCACTCCCAGTGGAAGCCCCTCACCGTATTGAATGCATAGGAGGTGTTGGACTTAGTCTAGAGGAGCTGGGCCGTCCGTTTGAAGCACCCGAGAATGGTTGGATTCAGCAGTTCTTGGTTGATCCGTCTGGGTTAACGCGGAATGCATTTGAGAAGGACTTTAGAATGGCAGCTCCAAATGTGCGAGATTCTATCCATATTTTGGTGCCAGAACTGAGCCACCTGAACAAATGGGAAGATATTCAAATGATAGTTGAGCGCGCACGCAATATACCTGGTATTCCAGAAATCGATCAGTGGAATATCCTTCGTCACACACACGCCAATATGAACCAGCCAGCAAGTTTGGCAGCGATATACTCGGTTGTTCTGGAATAGTAATTTGTCAAATATTTCCTCATCTGTTATAATCCAGGAAGTATGGTACAAGTAACACGTAAAGATCAGAAGGAAGCGAACGAAAATATCATTCGTCGTTTCAACCGTAAGGTTTTGCAGAGCGGTGTTTTGGCTCGAGCTAAAAACGTTATGCGCTTTGAGAAACCAATTTCAAAGGCCGAGCGCCGTAAAAAGGCAATCGTTCGTCGTGAACGCCGGGCTGAAAAAACGGCAAAAATGCGCCTGGGAGTGCGTTAATGTCAGCGCTAAAAGCGCGCATCACTGATGAAATGAAAGCCGCTCTTTTGGGCGGCAATCGTTTTCGTGGGGATGTGTTGCGTAATGTTAAGGCAGCAATTTTGAACGAGGAGGTGTCACTAGGCAAGCGTGACGAGGGCCTGAATGACGCCGAAGTTGAAAAAGTTCTGGCTCGTGAAGTGAAAAAACGTGTCGAGAGTGCGGAGCTTTACCGCAGTAATGGTCGCGCGGAATTGGCAGAGCCTGAGGAACAAGAGGCGGAAATTTTGCGAGAATTTTTGCCCGAACAGTTGAGTGAAGCGGAAGTTATGGCGATCGTTGAAGATGTTGTAGCGAGCATGGATGACGTTTCCATACAAAAGATGGGACAGGTTATCGGCGCAGTGAAACAGAAGGTTGGCAATGCTGCTGACGGTGCGTTGATTGCAAGAATTGTTAAAGAAAAACTGACAAAATAGGAGGGAACATGATTATCTTTTTTGGGCCGGCTGGTGCTGGTAAGAGTGTGCAGGGGCAGATTTTGGCAGCACGACATGGTTGGCGTTGGCTGAGTGCAGGGCAGCTGCTGCGCGACACGCACGATGGTGAATTGATTCATCGTATGCAATCTGGCGAACTGGTGTCGGTGGAGATTATCAATGGGTTGATGGGCGAGGCGTTGAATAAAGCTAAGGACATTAACGGTGTGATTTTGGACGGTTATCCTCGTCAGTTGGAGCAGGCTAAGTGGTTGATTGAGTCGCGACCGCATCATGGTCAGGATGTGAAGCTGGTGATTGTGCTGGAAGTGCCACGAGATGAGATTTTAGAACGCTTGCGAGTGCGTGGTCGCGTTGACGACACGCCAGAGGCAATTGATAAGCGGCTTAGTATTTACCGGGGTGAAATTTACCCAATTTTGGACTATCTGAATGACAATAATATCCCAATTATCCATATGAGCGGCGTGGGCACAGTGGGGCAAGTTCATGATGAGATTGAAAAAGAGCTGGTTAGCCGCGGAATCGTTGAGGGCGCCAAATGAGTCAATTGATCACTGGTGAAAAAACGCCACAACAGATGAAAGATATGCGCGAATGTGGGCGGATGCTAGCGACGATTTACGACGAATTGCGGCAGCGAGTAACGGCTGGCATGAGTGAGCTGGACGTCAATGAGTTTGTGGCTGGGCGCATCAAGGATTTTGGCGCGGAAGCGACGTATTTGACAGATGAGGTAAAATTTCCAGGGGTGATCTGCGTGTCGACCAATGAGCAATTGGTGCACTCGTTCCCGACAGACTATGTGTTTGAGAAGGGTGATGTAGTGAGTTTTGACCTGGTGATTGGCTACCGCGGCATGAAAACTGACAGTGCCTTCACGATGGTGGTCGATGAGGAGCCGCGTGGCGCCAAAAAGCATTTATTACACGCGACGGAACAGAGTTTGTATGCGGGAATTGATGCGATCTCTGGTGACGGGACACGAGTTGGTGATATCTCAGCAGCCATTGAAGCGGTGCTGAAAAAAGCGAAACTGGGCATCATCCGCGAGTTGGTTGGTCACGGTGTGGGGCTGGAAATGCACATGAGTCCAGAGATTCCGAATCATGGTCAGCGCGGTACTGGTCCGGTGTTGCACGCTGGTGACACTATCGCTATCGAGCCGATGGCCAGCCTCGGTGGTGAGAAAATTGTTACTGAGGATGACGGCTGGACGATTAGCATGAGAGATGGCAGTCTGGGTGCGCATTTTGAACACACAGTACTAATTACTGAAACGGGTACAGAAATCTTGACGAAACTGTAACAGAATATTAGGTGAAATCAATCTCTGCTAGTATATAGCGCGCTGGACCGTTGACTGTGCCAGTTGCAGCCATACTGAGCGAAGGACTTAATCCATGCTCTGCATACCAATCGTCCTTAGTCTTCCTCTCACACTCCAATGAGTGAACCTTATTCCAAAGCTCCGCTTGTGTCATACCTTTTCGGTATACTTCGATATAGAAGAATGCCTTATTTTTACCACATTGTGCAAAAGCGATACTGTTCTTTAAAGCGGTATTCTTCTGGGGGCCATTTTTGAGGCTGTCCAGCAAATTGCTCGATAAGAACCCAGCATTGACTAGGGCTTTGCCTATGCCGCCCCCATTATTGATTGGAATGCCTTGTTCGGTTGATCCGCCTCCTGGATCAGTATAAAAACCATACGGACTGTAATAACGCATCGGTACCTTATTACCTGCGGTTATATAAGACTTAAACGCTGTCTCGATTTGCTGTAGTGCAGTTTTGGCTTTTGCGTCATAAGCATCTTGCCTGATATATTGATAGGCGATGATGCTAATTGTTGAGAGGATAGCAATAACAGAAATGATGATGATCATCTCCACTAAAGTAAACCCAGGCTTATGAGAAAAAGTACTACGTTTCATGTGTCTAGTGTATCATGCTTATACTTTTTTGACAGCTTGCAAAATGACCCCATATTCCTATATACTGTAAGCATATGCAAGAACAATCTCATTATGCGGTAGGAATTGATATCGGCACGAAAAAAGTGCGATGTGTTATTGGACATATTGACGAAACAACGGGCGTGCCGAGAATTATTGGAGTGGGACAGGCTCCCAACAGCGGGATGCGTAAAGGTGTGATCACGCACTTGAATGGGCCGGCAGCGGC harbors:
- a CDS encoding adenylate kinase family protein: MIIFFGPAGAGKSVQGQILAARHGWRWLSAGQLLRDTHDGELIHRMQSGELVSVEIINGLMGEALNKAKDINGVILDGYPRQLEQAKWLIESRPHHGQDVKLVIVLEVPRDEILERLRVRGRVDDTPEAIDKRLSIYRGEIYPILDYLNDNNIPIIHMSGVGTVGQVHDEIEKELVSRGIVEGAK
- the map gene encoding type I methionyl aminopeptidase — its product is MSQLITGEKTPQQMKDMRECGRMLATIYDELRQRVTAGMSELDVNEFVAGRIKDFGAEATYLTDEVKFPGVICVSTNEQLVHSFPTDYVFEKGDVVSFDLVIGYRGMKTDSAFTMVVDEEPRGAKKHLLHATEQSLYAGIDAISGDGTRVGDISAAIEAVLKKAKLGIIRELVGHGVGLEMHMSPEIPNHGQRGTGPVLHAGDTIAIEPMASLGGEKIVTEDDGWTISMRDGSLGAHFEHTVLITETGTEILTKL
- a CDS encoding type II secretion system protein — its product is MKRSTFSHKPGFTLVEMIIIISVIAILSTISIIAYQYIRQDAYDAKAKTALQQIETAFKSYITAGNKVPMRYYSPYGFYTDPGGGSTEQGIPINNGGGIGKALVNAGFLSSNLLDSLKNGPQKNTALKNSIAFAQCGKNKAFFYIEVYRKGMTQAELWNKVHSLECERKTKDDWYAEHGLSPSLSMAATGTVNGPARYILAEIDFT